Genomic window (Geothermobacter hydrogeniphilus):
TCGGTGATTCTGATCTCCGTCTGAAGGTGACCAACTTTCTGCCGCATTTCGTCATGGACGGCATGACTCTGACGTCCCTGAGCAACGATCCCAAAAATCCGGCCGCACAGATCGTAATCACCGAAAAGGGCAAGCCGGTTTTCAAGGGCTGGCTGTTCAGTCTCTATCCCAATACCCATGCTTTTCAGCATCCGCGCTACGGCTTCAGCCTGGTCGGTTATGTGCCGACGAACGGAGAAAAGGGAAAAAAGGGTTGACAAGAACGGGAATTTGAGAGATAACGCACTTCCCTGCGCCGCTAGCTCAGCTGGATAGAGCGTCTGACTACGGATCAGAAGGTCGGGAGTTCGAATCTTCCGCGGCGCGCCAATAAAAACAAAGGGTTACAGGATTTGATCCTGTAGCCCTTTCGTTTTTTTCGGGTTTTGCTAATAATTTTGCTAATAACTAAACCGGTTTCCCGCCCCCCTTTGATTTCAATACCTGGCAGTGCTACTCTTACTGAGAAGGGTTCGTATGCGGCTAGGGGGGCACCCTGTCACGAGGCTGCATCCGAGCCGGGGTGTGAGCCGTCCCGGCCATCGTCCCTTCTTGTTACATAGAAACCCCTGTCTCTGCTTCTTCATGTGGCAGAGGTTGGGGTTTTCTTTTTGAGCGGCAGGTAGGCTGTTATTTTTTGCCGTCTCTTCTTTTGGTGGTCTGGTCTCCAGTTGTGCCCGACCGGTTTTTAACCAGACGGGATTGCATCCCACGTTGTAATTCAGTCAGTTGTCGGAAAATTCTTTCATGATTGCCTTCCCCCCACCCTCATTTCCTGGATGGTAGTGAAAGTCCATGAGTGTTTCCAGTCTGGTATGTAGCAGTCAGTCGTGCTGGCTGACGCCTGGATAGTGAAGAAAGGAGATTGCAACGATGAAAGAGTTAGAAACCAAGCCCATCTTCGTGCGTCGTAACCGGATAAAGGAGTTGACTGGACTCTCTCCCTCGACGGTCTGGCGGCTTGAGCAGCAGGGTCAGTTCCCCAAGCGTCGGAAGATTGGGCCGGGCTGCACCGGCTGGTTGTATGAAGAAGTCCTCGAATTCCTGCGGGGTAGTGAGAAGGTCTCTTGATTGACCCATGCTAGTCTTTCTTGGTCTTTGTGCTAGAGGAGGCCATCACCATGAAAACAGACTTGACTGCAGGAATTGACCGAGTGGAATCAGGTGGATGGACAGCGTCCCCTCTCTGAAGAGCTCTCGCCTGTAGTTGACATAATTCTTGATGCCTAGATTCTCATGACCATGGGTGTCTGGGGTCAGATGTAGTGACCCTCCATCTATCTGGCAGTATTGGCCCATGGGCCGAAACCGACTGGGCGGCGAAGTGAGGTCCGCCTCGTACATGCTCCTCACATCTTCTTCCCCGTCCAGATGACCCGTCCAACGATTCTCAAGGCTGCCACCTGGTCATTTGAAAGGATTTCGGGCTCATAAAACGGGTTGTCGTTTTTGATGACGATGGACCCGTCCAGTTTCCTTTGGACTCGCTTCACCAGAAGGGCATCGTCAAACTCGATCACATAAACAGCGCTGTCTTCAATCCGGGATACGCGGAGGTCAACCAGGATGAGGTCCCCGGCGTTCAGTGTGGGGGCCATGCTGTCCCCCTTTACCGTGATGAGGGCGAGATCCTTGGTAGGGACTCGCAGATAGTTGTGTACCCAGTCGTCCTTGAAAGATACGAAGTCCACGATCTGCTCGCTTTCGACATACCGT
Coding sequences:
- a CDS encoding DUF2155 domain-containing protein — its product is MSLLLLLVVGCSKQEEEPAKKPSPHGNITKQEAKVVVPESVAGHWKAVKIAVQDKEKSSEDIYTVDIGYSFKLGDSDLRLKVTNFLPHFVMDGMTLTSLSNDPKNPAAQIVITEKGKPVFKGWLFSLYPNTHAFQHPRYGFSLVGYVPTNGEKGKKG
- a CDS encoding helix-turn-helix transcriptional regulator, which translates into the protein MKELETKPIFVRRNRIKELTGLSPSTVWRLEQQGQFPKRRKIGPGCTGWLYEEVLEFLRGSEKVS
- a CDS encoding XRE family transcriptional regulator translates to MRTLGERIREMRGGMQLSELAGRLGIHKNTMMNYEKGGRAPDADLLLKFLEIFPQTSPAWLLTGEGPMKKSDPLPDGFIMLPRYELSAETGHGRYVESEQIVDFVSFKDDWVHNYLRVPTKDLALITVKGDSMAPTLNAGDLILVDLRVSRIEDSAVYVIEFDDALLVKRVQRKLDGSIVIKNDNPFYEPEILSNDQVAALRIVGRVIWTGKKM